GGTCATCTGGATGCGCCGGGCAATGACGAAGCCAATGGCGCCGCCAATAGCGATGGCACCCGCGATCTCCGCGACGCTGGCGATCTCGTGCGTGAGCAGCGTCGTCACGACCGCAATCAGCATGCCCGCCATACCGAAGCGGTTGCCGCGTTGGCTCGTCGACGGCGAGGAAAGCCCACGCAGGGCCAGGATGAAGCACACGCCCGCGATGAGGTAGGCCAAAGCCACCCAAGGGTTCACCGCATGCACCGCGTCGGCCGCAATGCTGAGATCAGTCGTGTTGTCAGGAGGAAGAAGCGCCACGCTCAGCGTTCCTTCTTCTTGTACATCGCCAGCATCCGCGCGGTAACCGCGAAGCCGCCGAAGATGTTGACGCTCGCCAGCACTACACCCGCCAGCCCGAGCCACTTGGCCACCGGATTACCCGAGGCTGCCGCCGCAATCAGCGCACCGACGATGATCACCGAAGAGATCGCATTGGTCACCGCCATCAGCGGCGTATGCAGCGCGGGAGTGACCGACCAGACAACGTAATAGCCCACGAAGCAGGCCAGCACGAAGATCGAGAGAATGGTGATGAAGTCCACTTAAGTCGCCCCCCTTTCGAGCCTCAGACCTTTTGCGCGATCTCGATCGGATTGCCCTCTGGATCGAGCAGGTACATGACCTTGATCCCGAGTGGCGCGACCTCGGTAATGTCGAGCACCGGCGTCACGCCCTTGTTCGCCAGCGCCACCTTCACCGCCTCGATATCCGAGGTCTCTAGTGTGACCTGTGCGATGCCGCGCACAACGGCATGGCCGGGCGGTTTCGGGCGGGTTGCGCCGGGCTGCGAATCCGCGAGCTGGATCAGTTCGATCCGCTGGTTGCCGTTGATCAGCCAGCGGAAATGTACCGCGCCGTCCCTCAGCGAGGCGTCCTTCTCGACCGTGAAGGCGAGGTTATCGACGAACCAGGCCGTTTCCTTCTCGATATCAGCGACTGAAATCGCGACCATGAAGTGATTGAACTGCAGCCCAGCGGAGAACTCCGGCCCCTGGGCGCTGGCCGGAACGGCAAGACCCAATGCCGCAAGCGCCAGCGTGATACGCAACCTCTTCATCCCTTGACCCTCTCGTTCACGATTTCACCGCCGCGCGTCAGCCGCACGGCGTTGCCAATTTCATCGTCCAGCACCGGACGACCCTGCTCCTTGTCCCAGAAGGCGGAGAGGAAGTTGAAGTGATTGCGCGCGAACAGCGCCGAAGCGTCGGCCGCCAGGTGCGCGGGCGTGTTCGAATAGCCGATGATCTTGACGCCATGACGTTCGACCACCTGATCGGCCACTGAGCCCTCGACATTGCCGCCTTGCGCCACCGCCAGGTCGAAGATCACGCTGCCGCGCTTCATCGTGGCGATCTGCGCGTCCGTGATCAGGCGCGGAGCCGCGCGACCGGGGATCAGCGCGGTGGTGATGACGATGTCCTGCTTGGCAATGTGGCTTGAGACCAGCTCGGCCTGGGCCTTCTGGTATTCTTCGGACATTTCCGTGGCATAGCCGCCACTGCCCTCGCCCTCGATGCCCGCCACGCTTTCGACGAAGATCGGCTTGGCACCGAGCGACTGGATCTGTTCCTTGGTAGCCGAACGCACGTCCGTAGCCGAAACCTGCGCGCCGAGACGCTTG
Above is a genomic segment from Altererythrobacter sp. Root672 containing:
- a CDS encoding VOC family protein, translating into MKRLRITLALAALGLAVPASAQGPEFSAGLQFNHFMVAISVADIEKETAWFVDNLAFTVEKDASLRDGAVHFRWLINGNQRIELIQLADSQPGATRPKPPGHAVVRGIAQVTLETSDIEAVKVALANKGVTPVLDITEVAPLGIKVMYLLDPEGNPIEIAQKV
- a CDS encoding NAD(P) transhydrogenase subunit alpha, with translation MDFITILSIFVLACFVGYYVVWSVTPALHTPLMAVTNAISSVIIVGALIAAAASGNPVAKWLGLAGVVLASVNIFGGFAVTARMLAMYKKKER
- a CDS encoding NAD(P) transhydrogenase subunit alpha, whose protein sequence is MRIAVLQERAAGETRVAVTPETVKKFIGLGATVAVERGAGSAASISDADYEAAGAELGLAAEVVKGAEIVLGIQAPEIATLAGAAPGAWVAAVFDPFAQRDRVVAYATAGLEALAMEFMPRITRAQSMDVLSSQSNLSGYKAVLAAADAYGRAFPLMMTAAGTVAAAKAFVMGVGVAGLQAIATAKRLGAQVSATDVRSATKEQIQSLGAKPIFVESVAGIEGEGSGGYATEMSEEYQKAQAELVSSHIAKQDIVITTALIPGRAAPRLITDAQIATMKRGSVIFDLAVAQGGNVEGSVADQVVERHGVKIIGYSNTPAHLAADASALFARNHFNFLSAFWDKEQGRPVLDDEIGNAVRLTRGGEIVNERVKG